A single genomic interval of Streptomyces sp. BA2 harbors:
- a CDS encoding acyl carrier protein, translated as MAATQEEIVAGLAEIVNEIAGIPVEDVQLDKSFTDDLDVDSLSMVEVVVAAEERFDVKIPDDDVKNLKTVGDATSYILKHQA; from the coding sequence ATGGCCGCCACTCAGGAAGAGATCGTCGCCGGTCTCGCCGAGATCGTGAACGAGATCGCCGGCATCCCGGTCGAGGACGTCCAGCTGGACAAGTCCTTCACCGACGACCTGGACGTCGACTCGCTGTCCATGGTCGAGGTCGTCGTCGCCGCCGAAGAGCGCTTCGACGTCAAGATCCCGGACGACGACGTCAAGAACCTCAAGACGGTCGGCGACGCGACCAGCTACATCCTCAAGCACCAGGCCTGA